The proteins below come from a single Osmerus mordax isolate fOsmMor3 chromosome 3, fOsmMor3.pri, whole genome shotgun sequence genomic window:
- the casc3 gene encoding protein CASC3, giving the protein MADRRRRRRRASQDSEEDDESGSGSESARSGSPSSKSRVREPEPVEAPAVRVVPKNDAESECESEDGVGEAVLSDYESADPEENGSHSEGGEDDEGGERFSDEEEAKSAPEPKPATEDAPADVEEEGEGEEGEGEGEEEEEEGEEGEGEVEEEQEQGQGETKELKSEEKGNLSGERQSGDGQESTDDPETQQGGKPGQKLDDDEDRKNPAYIPRKGLFFEHDVRGHAPEEERPKGRHRKLWKDEGRWEHDRFREEEQAPKSRDELVAIYGYDIRNGGGSGDRSYRQRKPRHSTSPVRDKRWRDGGERPVRTSWQGSTRSAPPAVPLHPPGPQPSAPPGSQRNNNTNNHPKSSPHPPPSRGFQGNRPSQAHAQHRSDPRSSYRSPAETTHHRNLPGADGDRSGGPRGHGWGQQVERSPSVVVEDVRSEEDEEQASSAGVTTATTTTSSSSQSGFHHHGNKAERDSGPASLPRRQEQRAGGGASGAAEPACPAARDASPPPERPVERKSYSLARRTRSRPAELGKQASLEDPPPAPAAGGGKGEGWQGPAQSQGDGPSQTGGLTGLDQDLARLSLAGQNWGPNPHSYLRAEMRGIPSPMHVAGAPPQYPNMEELGVGANRAKRYSSQRQRAGPEPAPLHIGVMEGHYYEPMSFQGPIYAHGDSPAPLPPQGMLVQPEMHLPLPGHPGHPGLHPHQSGAPMPSPGLYAAPPVSMSPGQPPPQQLLAPPFYPPPGVMTFSNTNYPYPAGASLPPMFNPQSQVYGGVTYYDTVQQQAQPKPSPPRRSSQPVTIKPPPPEMAFAPE; this is encoded by the exons ATGGCGGACCGGCGAAGGAGAAGGAGGCGCGCGTCCCAGGACAGCGAGGAAGATGACGAATCTGGTTCGGGTTCCGAAAGCGCAAGGTCCGGTTCACCATCGTCAAAGAGCCGAGTGAGGGAGCCCGAACCGGTTGAGGCGCCAGCCGTTCGCGTGGTACCGAAAAACGACGCCGAAtccgagtgt GAGAGTGAAGATGGCGTAGGTGAAG CTGTTCTTTCTGACTATGAGAGCGCTGATCCTGAAGAGAATGGCTCCCATTCAGAG GGGGGAGAGGACGACGAGGGAGGCGAGCGCTTCAGCGACGAAGAGGAGGCCAAATCTGCCCCGGAGCCCAAGCCCGCCACAGAGGACGCCCCTGCtgacgtggaggaggagggagagggggaggagggagagggggagggcgaggaggaggaggaggagggggaggagggagagggtgaggtagaggaggagcaggagcaggggcagggggagactaAAGAGTTGAAGTCGGAGGAGAAGGGCAACCTGtccggagagagacagagtggggaTGGACAG GAGAGCACCGACGACCCAGAGACCCAGCAGGGGGGTAAACCAGGCCAGAAGCTGGACGACGACGAGGACAGGAAGAACCCCGCCTACATCCCCCGCAAGGGCCTGTTCTTCGAGCACGACGTCCGAGGCCACGCCCCCGAGGAGGAAAG GCCGAAGGGTCGCCACAGGAAGCTGTGGAAGGACGAGGGGCGCTGGGAACACGACAGGTTCCGCGAGGAGGAGCAGGCGCCCAAGTCACGTGACGAACTGGTCGCCATCTACGGTTACGACATCCGCAACGGAGGAGGGTCAGGTGACCGCTCGTACCGGCAGCGCAAACCCAG ACACAGCACGTCCCCAGTCAGGGACAAGCGCTGGcgggacgggggagagaggcccGTACGTACCTCCTGGCAGGGGTCCACCCGCAGCGCCCCCCCGGCCgtgcccctgcacccccccggGCCCCAACCCTCCGCGCCCCCCGGCTCCCAGCGGaacaacaacaccaacaacCACCCCAAATCGTCCCCGCACCCGCCACCCTCCAGAGGTTTCCAGGGCAACCGGCCCAGCCAGGCCCACGCGCAGCACCGTAGCGATCCCCGGTCCAGCTACAGGAGTCCCGCAGAGACCACCCACCACCGGAACCTTCCGGGGGCCGACGGGGATCGCTCCGGGGGGCCCCGGGGCCACGGCTGGGGGCAGCAGGTGGAGCGCAGCCCctcggtggtggtggaggacgtCCGCAGCGAGGAGGACGAAGAGCAGGCGTCCTCCGCCGGCGTAACCACAGCAACCACCACCACGTCGTCGTCGTCGCAGTCCGGGTTTCACCACCACGGCAACAAGGCCGAGCGGGACTCGGGGCCGGCCTCGTTGCCACGGAGACAAGAGCAGCGGGCCGGGGGAGGGGCTTCCGGCGCGGCGGAGCCGGCGTGTCCCGCGGCGCGCGACGCCTCGCCGCCCCCCGAGAGGCCGGTGGAGAGGAAGTCGTACTCCCTGGCTCGCAGGACTCGCTCCCGGCCCGCAGAGCTGGGGAAGCAGGCCTCCCTGGAGGAccctcccccggcccccgcAGCCGGGGGGGGCAAGGGCGAGGGCTGGCAGGGCCCCGCCCAGAGCCAGGGGGATGGACCCAGCCAGACTGGGGGGCTGACGGGCCTGGATCAGGACCTAGCCAGACTGAGCCTGGCGGGGCAGAACTGGGGGCCGAACCCTCACTCCTACCTGCGCGCagagatgaggg GTATCCCCAGCCCCATGCACGTGGCCGGGGCGCCCCCCCAGTACCCCAacatggaggagctgggggtgggggccAACCGGGCCAAGCGCTACTCCTCCCAGCGCCAGAGAGCCGGCCCCGAACCGGCCCCGCTGCACATCGGCGTCATGGAGGGCCACTACTACGAGCCCA TGTCGTTCCAAGGACCAATCTACGCGCACGGGGATAGCCCCGCCCCTCTGCCGCCCCAGGGCATGCTGGTCCAACCAGAGATGCACCTCCCCCTCCCGGGGCACCCCGGTCACCCAG gtCTGCACCCCCACCAGTCGGGGGCCCCCAtgcccagccccggcctctacgCCGCCCCGCCCGTCTCCATGTCTCCAGGACAGCCCCCCCCTCAGCAGCTGCTGGCTCCGCCCTTCTACCCTCCTCCCGGGGTCATGACCTTCAGCAACACCAACTACCCCTACCCCGCTGGGGCTAGTCTGCCACCCATGTTCAACCCTCAG tcccagGTGTACGGTGGGGTGACCTATTACGACACTGTCCAGCAGCAGGCCCAGCCCAAGCCCTCGCCCCCCCGCCGCTCCTCCCAGCCGGTCACCATCAAGCCCCCGCCCCCGGAGATGGCCTTCGCCCCCGAGTGA